The Pagrus major chromosome 5, Pma_NU_1.0 genomic sequence TGtctttaaagtactttaaagcAGTTACTTTTCCTCCTATAGAAGAAGAGTAGAGTAACAGAAGAGTGAAGTTAACATCCCCAACCACCAAAACTACCAACAACTAATGGCTTGTGAGTTTTTTCCTCCTATTCCTTCTGTGATTGTTGGTTTTGCAGAGGTAACAGAGACTTATTTGTCTGACAATAATATGATCACGTGAATAAGAGCTGAcggaaaacagagaggaaaataaaagggTTAAAAGTgaagttgattaaaaaaaaaacttagaaTCATAAGAAGAGGGAGGTTGTGGAAATAATTCAGGAAGGGGATGGGAAAGTAAGGTTTTTCTCAAAAACATAAGTGATGCTATGTGTGGACGGGAATAATCTTAGTCATTGCTTGATCGaccagtgacatcactgatctGTGACCTGTATGACTGTCTTTGTATTACTGAGTAACTGTTTGTGGCAGTGGGTAAGAAAGTAACAGCAAACATGAGCAAACATAAGTGATGCTATGTGTGGACAGGAATAATCTTAGTCATTGCTTGATATaccagtgacatcactgattcTTGACCTATTGTATATGCCTGTTTTTGTATTACTGAGTAACTGTTTGTGGCAGTGGGTAAGAAAGTCACCTTCTGACAGGTCTCAATGAACTCTTCAATGGTCACAACACCATCTCGGTTTTTATCCATTTTCTGTAGGAAAGAATCCACAAAACATAGAGAAATGACACATTAGTGAGGACAGTTTGTGATCTTCATTTGAATAGAAATATAACAGAGGCTATGTAGCAcagtgtacatgtgtgtttatttgtgtgcatCAGAACCTGGAAGAACTTGTCCACATGTTCATAGGGAGCTTCATCTCGTACACAGGGGTAGGTGTACCTCCCCATCATGTCATAGATTGACTTCATAATCGCCAGCATCTCCTGAAGACAAGAGGACGGAAGCAAAGTCAAAGAGTTAAAACAATCACTCATTATTTTGTGTGGCTAAATTTTAGATTTACTAAGCTTAGCTATAACATAATGAACGAAACTTAACAGAAGTTAATCAGAGATTAAATCATGCTGGTTTGACCTGCAATTGCATTGCATAGGGCAGGCATTACATCCTTCAGAATATAATTAGAAAATCCAGATTGTAATGGTACGGTTCATAATTTCTTTTGATcaaatttactttgttttaacCCTCACACACCTCTTTGGTGATGTAGCCGTCCTTATTGATGTCGTAAAGGTTAAAGGCCCAGTTGAGCTTCTCTGTGACCGAACCTCTGAGCAACACTGACAGGCCGATGACGAAGTCCTCAAAGCGGATAGAACCGTTTCTGTCGATGTCAAATGCGTTGAACAGGAAGTGAGCGTAGGTGGTTGCATCTGTGGACAAAAGGAGTCGGGTTCATTAATTGAGTGTACAGTACATGGCATTCAAAGCAGCAAAGGAAAATTATTGGGGTGGGGAGGAGGTTTGGACCTTATGTTAGACACAGGGGACTTCAGCATTATATTTTCACGTTAGGGGAATGGGTCGAGTAGTGCTGAATATgcattatattgtattatattgaTTAACTCTTTAtgatacatttaatttc encodes the following:
- the LOC140996187 gene encoding calsenilin-like isoform X2 yields the protein MGIQGMELFAIGVVIILFMAVLKQFGILEPMSSFEDSSDSDLELSTVRHQPEGLDQLQAQTKFTRKELQSLYRGFKNECPSGMVDEETFKTIYSQFFPQGDATTYAHFLFNAFDIDRNGSIRFEDFVIGLSVLLRGSVTEKLNWAFNLYDINKDGYITKEEMLAIMKSIYDMMGRYTYPCVRDEAPYEHVDKFFQKMDKNRDGVVTIEEFIETCQKDENIMNSMQLFENVI